A single region of the Microlunatus panaciterrae genome encodes:
- a CDS encoding Fur family transcriptional regulator has protein sequence MHPAESPRPSPQRRTRQRQAVDEILTGLAEFRTAQQIHDELRHKGDSIGLTTVYRTLQLMADAGELDAIRTAEGETAYRRCSGGHHHHLVCRSCGRTVEVSGPAVERWATAIAEEHGFREVSHDLEIFGTCQNC, from the coding sequence ATGCATCCCGCCGAGTCACCTCGCCCATCGCCCCAACGCCGCACCCGGCAGCGCCAGGCCGTCGATGAGATCCTCACCGGGCTGGCCGAGTTCCGGACCGCCCAGCAGATCCACGACGAGCTGCGGCACAAGGGCGACAGCATCGGCCTCACCACGGTGTACCGGACCCTGCAGCTGATGGCGGACGCCGGCGAGCTGGATGCGATCCGCACCGCCGAGGGCGAGACGGCCTACCGCCGCTGCTCCGGCGGGCACCACCACCACCTGGTCTGCCGCTCCTGCGGCCGCACCGTCGAGGTGTCGGGACCGGCGGTGGAGCGATGGGCCACCGCGATCGCGGAGGAGCACGGCTTCCGCGAGGTCAGCCACGACCTCGAGATCTTCGGCACCTGTCAGAACTGCTGA
- the recO gene encoding DNA repair protein RecO, protein MPTYRDEAVVLRTHKLGEADRIVTLLSRRNGKVRAVAKGVRRTSSKFGARLEPFSHVDLQFATGRTLDIVTQAESLEAFGDPLTADYPRYTAGQVMLETADRLVSEEREPSLQQYLLLVGALRVLNRGTADGPRPSSLILDSYLLRSLSVAGYAPTFSDCARCGLVGPHQAFSPAAGGVVCERCRPAGSARPTPATLTLLSALLEGRWEETRDVPDGIRRESSGLTAAFVAWHLERSLRSLAHVER, encoded by the coding sequence GTGCCGACCTATCGTGACGAGGCCGTCGTGCTTCGCACCCACAAGCTGGGCGAGGCCGACCGGATCGTCACGCTGCTCAGCCGTCGCAACGGCAAGGTCCGTGCGGTCGCCAAGGGAGTCCGGCGGACCTCCTCGAAGTTCGGTGCCCGGCTGGAACCGTTCAGCCACGTCGATCTGCAGTTCGCCACCGGCCGTACCCTCGACATCGTCACCCAGGCGGAGTCCCTGGAGGCCTTCGGTGACCCGCTCACCGCCGACTACCCGCGCTACACCGCCGGCCAGGTGATGCTGGAGACCGCCGACCGGCTGGTGTCGGAGGAGCGTGAACCCTCCCTGCAGCAGTATCTGCTGCTGGTCGGCGCCCTCCGGGTGCTCAACCGTGGCACCGCCGACGGGCCGCGGCCGTCCTCGTTGATCCTGGACTCCTACCTGCTGCGCTCGCTGTCCGTGGCCGGCTACGCGCCCACCTTCTCCGACTGCGCACGCTGCGGCCTGGTCGGCCCGCACCAGGCCTTCTCCCCCGCCGCCGGCGGCGTCGTCTGCGAGCGCTGTCGTCCCGCCGGGTCGGCGCGTCCGACCCCGGCGACCCTGACGCTGCTCAGCGCGCTGCTGGAGGGCCGGTGGGAGGAGACCAGGGACGTGCCGGACGGCATCCGCCGCGAGTCCAGCGGGCTGACCGCCGCGTTCGTGGCCTGGCACCTGGAGCGCAGTCTGAGATCCCTGGCGCATGTCGAACGCTGA
- a CDS encoding isoprenyl transferase, producing the protein MAREPRRSAPTAPAPHASGARPPSIQAGKLPRHVAIVMDGNGRWAKARNLPRTDGHARGEESLFDVIAGAIEVGVKYLSAYAFSTENWSRSPDEVRWLMGFNRDVIRRRRDQLDAMGVRVRWAGRRPRLWRSVITELEDAERRTIHNDVLTLQFCVNYGGRAEIVDAARRIAELAAAGRLDPAKLNEKRFRQFLDEPEIPDVDLFIRSSGEQRTSNFLLWQSAYAEMVFLDQLWPDFDRRDLWRAIELYVDRDRRYGGAVPNQVG; encoded by the coding sequence GTGGCAAGAGAACCCCGAAGGTCTGCGCCGACCGCCCCGGCGCCGCACGCCAGCGGCGCCCGGCCCCCGTCGATCCAGGCCGGCAAGCTGCCGCGCCATGTCGCCATCGTGATGGACGGCAACGGTCGCTGGGCCAAGGCGCGCAACCTGCCCAGGACCGACGGGCATGCCCGGGGCGAGGAGTCGCTGTTCGACGTGATCGCGGGGGCCATCGAGGTGGGGGTGAAGTATCTGTCGGCGTACGCCTTCTCCACCGAGAACTGGAGCAGGTCCCCGGACGAGGTGCGATGGCTGATGGGCTTCAACCGCGACGTGATCCGGCGTCGGCGCGACCAGTTGGACGCGATGGGCGTCCGGGTGCGTTGGGCCGGTCGGCGGCCCAGGCTCTGGCGCAGCGTGATCACCGAGCTCGAGGATGCCGAGCGGCGCACCATCCACAACGACGTGCTCACCCTCCAGTTCTGCGTCAACTACGGTGGCCGGGCCGAGATCGTCGACGCCGCCCGCCGGATCGCCGAGCTGGCCGCCGCCGGTCGGCTCGATCCGGCCAAGCTGAACGAGAAGCGGTTCCGGCAGTTCCTGGACGAGCCGGAGATTCCCGACGTCGACCTCTTCATCCGCTCCTCCGGCGAGCAGCGGACCTCCAACTTCCTGCTCTGGCAGTCCGCGTACGCCGAGATGGTGTTCCTGGACCAGCTCTGGCCCGACTTCGACCGCCGCGACCTGTGGCGGGCGATCGAGCTCTACGTCGACCGCGACCGCCGCTACGGCGGGGCCGTGCCCAATCAGGTGGGATAG
- a CDS encoding metal ABC transporter permease → MDILSYPFMQRALIAALLTGLMAPAIGTYIVQRRLSLLGDGLGHVAIAGVGLALLTGQAPIPIAVVVCVAGAVVVELLRQRGKATGDVGLAILFYGGLAAGVLMSGIAGAGTGALSQYLFGSLTTVTVSDLRLVAALAVAVLVPTLGLAPQLFAVTADEDFARVLGLRVRLYNLLIVVTAAITVTLAMRTVGLLLVSALMVVPVAAAQNLVRGFFATLIVAMAVGVVVSLGGAVGSFYADTAPGALIVVLAIAVFAASWPISALLSRRRRVLPVIPELADVAVPHVPTEDHPHHHGGTDCLHPQVRHGDHTDFIHDGHRHAAHADHYDEH, encoded by the coding sequence ATCGACATCCTGAGCTATCCGTTCATGCAGCGGGCGCTGATCGCAGCGCTGCTGACCGGGCTGATGGCCCCGGCCATCGGCACCTACATCGTGCAGCGCCGACTCAGCCTGCTCGGGGACGGGCTCGGCCATGTGGCCATCGCCGGCGTCGGCCTGGCCCTGCTCACGGGTCAGGCGCCGATTCCGATCGCCGTCGTGGTCTGCGTCGCCGGCGCCGTCGTGGTCGAGCTGCTGCGCCAACGGGGCAAGGCCACCGGCGACGTCGGGCTGGCCATCCTCTTCTACGGCGGCCTGGCTGCCGGTGTGCTGATGAGCGGGATCGCCGGGGCCGGCACCGGTGCCCTGTCGCAGTACCTCTTTGGCTCGCTCACCACGGTTACCGTGTCCGACCTGCGGCTGGTCGCCGCGCTCGCGGTCGCGGTGCTGGTGCCGACGCTCGGGCTCGCACCGCAGCTGTTCGCGGTCACTGCGGATGAGGACTTCGCCCGGGTGCTGGGTCTGCGGGTCCGGCTCTACAACCTGCTCATCGTCGTAACCGCCGCGATCACCGTCACACTGGCCATGCGTACGGTCGGGCTGCTGCTGGTCAGTGCGCTGATGGTCGTGCCGGTCGCGGCCGCCCAGAACCTCGTCCGCGGGTTCTTCGCCACCCTCATCGTGGCGATGGCGGTCGGTGTCGTGGTCTCCCTCGGCGGCGCCGTCGGGTCCTTCTACGCCGACACCGCCCCCGGAGCGCTGATCGTCGTGCTCGCCATCGCGGTCTTCGCAGCCAGTTGGCCGATCTCGGCGTTGCTGTCCCGCCGCCGTAGAGTGCTGCCCGTGATCCCCGAGCTCGCCGACGTGGCCGTCCCGCACGTGCCCACCGAGGATCACCCGCACCACCATGGTGGCACCGACTGCCTGCACCCGCAGGTCCGTCACGGCGACCACACCGACTTCATCCACGACGGTCACCGCCACGCAGCGCACGCCGACCACTACGACGAGCACTGA
- a CDS encoding GNAT family N-acetyltransferase, producing the protein MPFLRVRPDDPAMLDQFVRLVNDVRQHDDPDTPPVLAGLVAGDLTYGWDLEPGEQYLYLPEGAQEPVGSMGLAWPLRDNLHLVAAEVTVHPDHRRQGHGSAIVREILRRTRQLGRDTIWISTAEDDDGARSFAEAHGFVYASHDARRRQVLAEVDQAEVARLEQSARAAAVDYQLERLVAPTSDDVLAELVEVTAAINDAPMGDLTFEEEKFDLQRLKDFETANAGRGNRLYRVIARHRATGEVGGHTIVGVHPLQPEFAYQGDTAVSRKHRGHRLGLLLKIDMMRWMAEVEPQFTVIETWNHADNTFMINVNEAIGYRLSRVFAAYQLVLTDPADGKPEDLILNAGGV; encoded by the coding sequence ATGCCTTTCCTCCGCGTGCGGCCCGATGACCCGGCCATGCTGGACCAGTTCGTCCGGCTCGTCAACGACGTTCGCCAGCATGACGACCCCGACACGCCGCCGGTGCTCGCCGGGCTGGTGGCCGGCGACCTGACGTACGGCTGGGACCTGGAGCCGGGCGAGCAGTACCTCTACCTGCCCGAGGGTGCGCAGGAGCCGGTGGGTTCGATGGGGCTGGCCTGGCCGCTGCGGGACAACCTGCACCTGGTCGCCGCCGAGGTGACGGTCCATCCTGACCACCGCCGGCAGGGTCACGGCAGCGCCATCGTCCGGGAGATCCTCCGACGGACCCGCCAGCTCGGCCGGGACACCATCTGGATCTCGACCGCCGAGGACGACGACGGTGCCCGCAGCTTCGCCGAGGCCCACGGCTTCGTGTACGCCAGCCACGACGCCCGCCGTCGCCAGGTGCTGGCCGAGGTCGACCAGGCCGAGGTCGCCCGGCTGGAGCAGAGTGCCCGGGCCGCAGCGGTCGACTACCAGCTCGAGCGGCTGGTCGCCCCGACCTCCGACGACGTGCTGGCCGAGCTGGTGGAGGTGACAGCGGCCATCAACGATGCGCCGATGGGCGACCTGACGTTCGAGGAGGAGAAGTTCGACCTGCAGCGGCTGAAGGACTTCGAGACCGCCAACGCCGGCCGCGGCAACCGGCTCTACCGGGTGATCGCCCGGCATCGCGCCACCGGCGAGGTGGGCGGCCACACCATCGTCGGGGTGCACCCGCTGCAGCCGGAGTTCGCCTACCAGGGCGACACCGCGGTCAGCCGGAAGCACCGCGGCCACCGGCTGGGGCTGCTGCTCAAGATCGACATGATGCGCTGGATGGCCGAGGTCGAACCGCAGTTCACGGTGATCGAGACCTGGAACCACGCCGACAACACGTTCATGATCAACGTCAACGAGGCGATCGGCTATCGCCTCTCCCGGGTGTTCGCCGCCTACCAGCTGGTCCTGACCGACCCGGCAGACGGGAAGCCCGAGGACCTGATCCTGAACGCGGGTGGGGTCTAG
- a CDS encoding DUF6703 family protein yields MSSQQVTFRQQVETRSRPALARLHEQPRLLIPLATLVLIALGAFAPMPYALAAFALVFAFIAWIAYLSWPVVPLSGRLMRLAMLALICVLAATRF; encoded by the coding sequence ATGTCCAGCCAGCAGGTGACCTTCCGGCAGCAGGTCGAGACCCGGAGCCGACCCGCGCTGGCCCGGCTGCATGAGCAGCCGCGGCTGCTCATCCCGCTGGCCACCCTGGTCCTGATCGCTCTCGGTGCCTTCGCCCCGATGCCGTACGCCCTCGCCGCCTTCGCGCTGGTCTTCGCCTTCATCGCCTGGATCGCCTACCTGTCCTGGCCCGTCGTCCCCCTCTCCGGCCGCCTGATGCGGCTGGCGATGCTGGCGCTGATCTGCGTCCTGGCGGCGACCCGGTTCTAG
- a CDS encoding antibiotic biosynthesis monooxygenase yields MIVLNRFRVPEAQTAEFQLQARAAIEVLSNREGFVSVDFGRNIDEPELWTISTRWINVGSYRRALNGFESKMVVVPLLSLAIDEPSAYEDPEHVGPNLSRGAGPR; encoded by the coding sequence GTGATCGTTCTGAACCGGTTCCGGGTGCCCGAGGCGCAGACGGCGGAGTTCCAGCTCCAGGCCAGGGCGGCCATCGAGGTGCTCAGCAACCGGGAGGGGTTCGTCTCGGTCGACTTCGGCCGCAACATCGACGAGCCGGAGCTGTGGACCATCAGCACCCGCTGGATCAATGTCGGCTCCTACCGCCGGGCGCTCAACGGCTTCGAGTCGAAGATGGTGGTCGTGCCGCTGCTGTCGCTGGCGATCGACGAGCCCTCGGCCTACGAGGATCCCGAGCACGTGGGGCCGAACCTCTCGAGGGGCGCCGGGCCGCGCTAG
- a CDS encoding metal ABC transporter ATP-binding protein translates to MSVNAPDDRIVVMAEDLTVQLGGLPVLRGVSLTVHQGEAVALLGGNGSGKSTLVRSLLRLTPIERGRVELFGTEQSQFTQWSRIGYVPQRSPVGLSRAKVKEVVGSGRLGRRRPFLPASAADRAAVRAALETVRLADRADDELTHLSGGQQQRVLIARALVGEPELLVLDEPTAGVDLEHQQILADVLATLLDRGLAVLVVLHEVGPLSPLIHRAVVLREGRVIHDGTLPEALHSHVDDLHEYEPPLRAHWLDGAVAPDDHRSGGER, encoded by the coding sequence ATGTCGGTGAACGCTCCCGACGACCGCATCGTCGTGATGGCCGAGGACCTCACCGTGCAGCTCGGCGGCCTGCCGGTGCTCCGCGGCGTCAGCCTCACCGTGCACCAGGGCGAGGCGGTCGCCCTGCTCGGTGGCAACGGCTCGGGCAAGTCCACGCTGGTGCGCTCGCTGCTGCGGCTGACCCCGATCGAGCGTGGCCGCGTCGAGCTGTTCGGCACCGAGCAGAGCCAGTTCACCCAGTGGTCGCGGATCGGGTACGTCCCGCAGCGCTCCCCGGTGGGACTGAGCCGGGCCAAGGTCAAGGAGGTCGTCGGCTCGGGCCGGCTGGGCCGCCGCAGGCCCTTCCTCCCAGCTTCGGCAGCCGACCGGGCAGCGGTCCGCGCCGCCCTGGAGACCGTGCGGCTGGCCGACCGCGCCGACGACGAGCTCACACACCTGTCCGGAGGGCAGCAGCAACGCGTGTTGATCGCCCGGGCGCTGGTGGGCGAACCGGAGCTGCTGGTGCTGGACGAGCCGACGGCGGGGGTCGATCTGGAACATCAGCAGATCCTCGCCGATGTGCTGGCCACCCTGCTGGACCGTGGGCTCGCGGTCCTCGTCGTGCTGCACGAGGTGGGCCCGCTGTCGCCGCTGATCCACCGCGCCGTCGTGCTGCGGGAGGGCCGGGTCATCCACGACGGGACGCTGCCCGAGGCTCTGCACAGCCACGTCGACGACCTGCACGAGTACGAGCCACCACTGCGCGCCCACTGGCTCGACGGCGCGGTCGCGCCGGATGACCACCGGAGCGGAGGCGAGCGATGA
- a CDS encoding M1 family metallopeptidase, whose product MSNADPPPTWPPPRGHQPHRVAYVFAVVLPLLVVLALLVPFAVAYGLGRWQAADRAAGAPPSVVATEGAPGVGDPYFPDYGSSGYDVYKYTISIDWDTRSQRMTSTTVISAHSTQTLQAFYFDLALKTDRVRVNGQQALFEHTGFQDVKVTPAAPIAANTDFEVVVDYSGAPGAVKRGQVSAWHTTNQEWTVAGEPESSAWWFPANDHPSDPALMDVSVRVPAGMEVISVGRLESRDTAAERDHDTWHWMSRQPLATYLNFISIGQFQLEQGVAQGRPFVYAVSEQFSPEQRIQLLTELRRSGAIVQTLEKMFGPYPFTELGGVVPAAKLWFAGLETQTRPVYEGGAMLNRDFAPELIAHELAHMWFGDNVTVRQWNDIFTNEAYASWAQWGYTERSGGRSAEEAFTSTFADTEHKPNFWRVTMIDPGKDHLFETVYARGPMTLQALRNVIGDRAFFRLAQEWSQDPGSRSLEDWMIKAQSTTKIDLTSFFQAWIFSPTAPRRTAENGFR is encoded by the coding sequence ATGTCGAACGCTGACCCGCCGCCGACGTGGCCGCCGCCGCGGGGGCACCAGCCGCACCGCGTCGCCTACGTCTTCGCCGTGGTGCTGCCACTGCTGGTGGTGTTGGCGCTGCTGGTGCCCTTCGCGGTGGCGTACGGGCTGGGTCGGTGGCAGGCGGCGGACCGGGCGGCCGGCGCACCACCCTCGGTCGTGGCCACCGAGGGGGCGCCGGGAGTCGGCGACCCCTACTTCCCCGACTACGGCAGCAGCGGCTACGACGTCTACAAGTACACGATCTCGATCGACTGGGACACCCGCAGCCAGCGGATGACGTCGACCACGGTGATCAGCGCCCACTCGACCCAGACGCTGCAGGCGTTCTACTTCGACCTGGCACTGAAGACCGACCGGGTGAGGGTGAACGGGCAGCAGGCACTGTTCGAGCACACCGGCTTCCAGGACGTGAAGGTGACCCCGGCGGCGCCGATCGCAGCGAACACCGACTTCGAGGTGGTGGTGGACTACTCGGGCGCCCCGGGCGCGGTGAAGCGCGGCCAGGTCAGCGCCTGGCACACCACCAACCAGGAGTGGACCGTGGCTGGCGAGCCGGAGAGCTCGGCCTGGTGGTTCCCGGCCAACGACCACCCGTCCGACCCGGCGCTGATGGACGTCTCGGTGCGGGTGCCGGCCGGGATGGAGGTGATCAGCGTCGGCCGACTCGAGTCGAGGGACACCGCAGCCGAGCGGGACCACGACACCTGGCACTGGATGTCCCGGCAGCCGCTTGCGACGTATCTCAACTTCATCTCCATCGGCCAGTTCCAGCTCGAGCAGGGGGTCGCGCAGGGCCGACCGTTCGTCTACGCCGTATCGGAACAGTTCAGCCCGGAGCAGCGGATCCAGCTGCTGACCGAGCTGCGGCGCAGCGGTGCCATCGTGCAGACCCTGGAGAAGATGTTCGGCCCGTACCCCTTCACCGAGCTGGGTGGTGTGGTGCCCGCCGCGAAGCTGTGGTTCGCCGGGCTGGAGACGCAGACCCGCCCGGTCTATGAGGGCGGCGCCATGTTGAACCGCGACTTCGCGCCGGAGCTGATCGCGCACGAGCTGGCGCACATGTGGTTCGGCGACAACGTGACGGTCCGGCAGTGGAACGACATCTTCACCAACGAGGCGTACGCCAGCTGGGCCCAGTGGGGCTATACCGAACGTAGCGGCGGCCGGAGCGCCGAGGAGGCGTTCACGTCGACCTTCGCCGACACCGAGCACAAGCCGAACTTCTGGCGGGTCACCATGATCGATCCGGGCAAGGACCACCTGTTCGAGACCGTCTATGCCCGGGGCCCGATGACGTTGCAGGCGTTGCGCAACGTCATCGGGGACCGGGCATTCTTCAGGCTTGCTCAGGAGTGGTCGCAGGACCCCGGCAGCCGCAGCCTGGAGGACTGGATGATCAAGGCCCAGTCCACCACCAAGATCGACTTGACCTCGTTCTTCCAGGCCTGGATCTTCTCCCCGACGGCACCCCGCCGCACCGCCGAGAACGGGTTCCGCTGA
- a CDS encoding metal ABC transporter substrate-binding protein, protein MLNLSGRTAALLCAMSVLLAACGSTGGPSGAQPGQLRILAAFYPLQFIAERVAGGHARVDSLTQPGAEPHDVELTPRQVAAVADADLVVYERSFQAAVDEAISQSGTKRAFDTTTVVPLQPAGRPHQEGDPGSDPSGVGKDPHVWLDPTNVATIARAVSDRLAGVDPRHADDYRANATALTHDLSVLDGDFKHGLASCARTEFITTHAAFGYLARRYGLTQIGISGLSPDTEPSPARMAEVQAEARAHQITTIFYESLVSPAVAQAIASDLKLKIDVLDPVEGLTARSRGRDYLEVMRANLTALEAANGCR, encoded by the coding sequence ATGCTGAACTTGTCGGGCCGGACCGCCGCGCTGCTGTGCGCGATGTCGGTCCTGCTCGCGGCCTGCGGCTCAACCGGCGGGCCGTCCGGAGCTCAGCCGGGTCAGCTGCGGATCCTCGCAGCCTTCTATCCCCTCCAGTTCATCGCGGAACGGGTGGCGGGTGGGCATGCCCGGGTCGACAGCCTGACTCAGCCGGGCGCCGAGCCGCATGACGTGGAGCTGACCCCGCGGCAGGTCGCCGCCGTCGCCGACGCGGATCTGGTGGTCTATGAGCGGTCGTTCCAGGCTGCCGTGGACGAGGCGATCAGCCAAAGTGGGACGAAGAGGGCCTTCGACACCACCACCGTGGTGCCGCTTCAACCGGCTGGAAGGCCGCATCAGGAGGGCGACCCTGGCTCCGACCCGAGCGGCGTCGGCAAGGACCCGCACGTCTGGCTCGACCCCACCAATGTCGCCACCATCGCCAGAGCGGTCAGCGACAGACTCGCTGGCGTCGACCCCCGTCACGCCGACGACTACCGGGCCAACGCGACCGCGCTCACCCACGACCTGTCGGTGCTGGATGGCGACTTCAAGCACGGCCTGGCCAGCTGCGCGCGTACGGAGTTCATCACGACGCATGCCGCCTTCGGCTATCTGGCGCGCCGCTACGGCTTGACCCAGATCGGCATCAGCGGCCTCAGCCCCGACACCGAACCCTCGCCGGCACGAATGGCCGAGGTCCAAGCCGAGGCCCGGGCCCACCAGATCACCACGATCTTCTACGAGAGCCTGGTCTCGCCGGCCGTCGCCCAGGCGATCGCGAGCGACCTGAAGCTGAAGATCGACGTACTGGACCCGGTCGAAGGCCTCACGGCCCGTTCCCGCGGCCGGGACTATCTTGAGGTCATGCGGGCCAACCTGACTGCGCTCGAGGCGGCCAACGGATGTCGGTGA
- the leuA gene encoding 2-isopropylmalate synthase has protein sequence MPFGRYHAFEPLNLPDRSWPSATITQAPRWLSTDLRDGNQALIDPMTPARKMKMFQLLVAMGYKEIEIGFPSASQTDFDFVRQLVTSGAVPDDVTVSVLTQAREDLIERTAESLVGARNATIHLYNATAELFRRVVFRVDKAECLALATRGTEMVMKYAEQYLGDVAFGYQYSPEIFTGTEMEFAVEVCNAVIDVWQPEDGREIILNLPATVEMATPNVYADQIEWFGRHVRGRENVAISLHPHNDRGTAVAATELALMAGADRVEGCLFGHGERTGNVDLVTLGMNLFSQGIDPKIDFSDIDEIRRTVEYCTNLPVHPRHPYAGDLVYTAFSGSHQDAIKKGLEALEARAKAAGVPVAEFDWEAPYLPIDPHDVGRSYEAVIRVNSQSGKGGVAYIMKTEHRLDLPRRLQIEFSRVVQAQTDSDGGEMSPAALWTIFNAEYLSSDSPLKLGDVNSTSASGQHDMVTAQVVDRGHAREITGEGNGPVSAFVDAIYGLGYQVRVLDYNEHALSSGGDATAAAYVECEVGSGEDAQVIWGVGMDANIVNASLKAVVSAVNRALTR, from the coding sequence ATGCCGTTCGGCCGCTACCACGCGTTCGAGCCGTTGAACCTGCCCGACCGCAGCTGGCCCAGCGCCACCATCACCCAGGCGCCGCGCTGGCTCAGCACCGACCTGCGTGACGGCAACCAGGCCCTGATCGACCCGATGACCCCTGCCCGCAAGATGAAGATGTTCCAGCTCCTGGTGGCGATGGGCTACAAGGAGATCGAGATCGGCTTCCCGTCCGCCAGCCAGACCGACTTCGACTTCGTCCGGCAGCTGGTCACCTCGGGCGCCGTCCCGGACGACGTGACGGTGTCGGTGCTGACCCAGGCCCGCGAGGACCTGATCGAGCGGACGGCCGAGTCGTTGGTCGGGGCCCGCAATGCCACCATCCACCTCTACAACGCCACCGCGGAGCTGTTCCGCCGGGTCGTGTTCCGCGTCGACAAGGCGGAGTGCCTGGCGCTGGCCACCCGCGGCACCGAGATGGTGATGAAGTACGCCGAGCAGTACCTGGGTGACGTCGCGTTCGGCTACCAGTACAGCCCGGAGATTTTCACCGGCACCGAGATGGAGTTCGCGGTCGAGGTCTGCAATGCGGTGATCGACGTCTGGCAGCCGGAGGACGGTCGCGAGATCATCCTCAACCTGCCCGCCACCGTCGAGATGGCCACGCCCAACGTCTACGCCGACCAGATCGAGTGGTTCGGCCGCCATGTCCGCGGCCGGGAGAACGTGGCGATCTCACTGCATCCGCACAATGACCGTGGCACGGCGGTGGCGGCCACCGAGCTGGCGCTGATGGCCGGCGCCGACCGGGTCGAGGGCTGCCTGTTCGGCCACGGCGAGCGGACCGGCAACGTCGACCTGGTCACGCTGGGGATGAACCTGTTCTCCCAGGGCATCGATCCCAAGATCGACTTCTCCGACATCGACGAGATCCGTCGTACGGTGGAGTACTGCACCAACCTGCCGGTCCACCCGCGGCACCCCTATGCGGGCGACCTGGTCTACACCGCCTTCTCCGGCAGCCACCAGGACGCCATCAAGAAGGGCCTGGAGGCGCTGGAGGCCAGGGCGAAGGCGGCTGGCGTCCCGGTCGCCGAGTTCGACTGGGAGGCGCCGTACCTGCCGATCGACCCGCACGACGTCGGCCGATCCTACGAGGCCGTCATCCGGGTCAACTCCCAGTCCGGCAAGGGCGGAGTGGCCTACATCATGAAGACCGAGCACCGCCTGGACCTGCCGCGGCGGCTGCAGATCGAGTTCTCCCGGGTGGTCCAGGCCCAGACCGACTCTGACGGCGGCGAGATGTCACCGGCGGCGCTGTGGACGATCTTCAATGCCGAGTACCTCTCCTCGGACAGCCCCCTCAAGCTCGGTGACGTGAACTCGACCTCGGCGAGCGGCCAGCACGACATGGTCACCGCCCAGGTCGTCGACCGCGGCCACGCCCGCGAGATCACCGGTGAGGGCAACGGCCCGGTGTCGGCGTTCGTCGACGCCATCTACGGGCTGGGCTACCAGGTCCGGGTGCTCGATTACAATGAGCACGCCCTGTCCTCCGGCGGGGACGCCACCGCAGCCGCGTACGTCGAGTGCGAGGTCGGCAGCGGTGAGGACGCCCAGGTCATCTGGGGCGTGGGGATGGACGCCAACATCGTCAACGCCTCGCTGAAGGCCGTGGTGTCGGCGGTGAACCGGGCCCTCACCCGCTGA